A window from Argopecten irradians isolate NY chromosome 3, Ai_NY, whole genome shotgun sequence encodes these proteins:
- the LOC138319202 gene encoding 2-amino-1-hydroxyethylphosphonate dioxygenase (glycine-forming)-like, whose amino-acid sequence MAEVVVDGIFRLYEEQGSGSYLGDKISKTDHSIQCAMMAEKEGQPTEVLLAAFLHDIGHLVGADRGLEEMTSGDVCLGIKDHDHVGGQYLRDLGFPNIVCDLVQGHVQAKRYLVWKNKDYYDNLSPASRMTLEHQGGQMTDDEAKTFENSPLFDTIIRMRKWDEAGKDVNITGVPLDRYKGICKEYLSNKI is encoded by the exons ATGGCCGAAGTAGTGGTCGATGGAATATTTCGTTTATATGAAGAACAAGGTTCAGGAAGTTACTTGGGTGACAAAATATCTAAAACTGACCACAGCATTCAGTGCGCCATGATGGCAGAGAAGGAGGGCCAGCCAACTGAG GTATTGTTGGCAGCCTTCCTCCATGATATCGGTCACCTGGTCGGGGCAGATAGAGGGTTAGAGGAAATGACATCCGGGGACGTCTGTCTGGGAATCAAGGACCATGACCACGTCGGAGGCCAGTACCTGAGGGACCTGGGCTTTCCCAACATCGTGTGTGACCTTGTGCAAGGACACGTTCAGGCGAAGCGCTACCTGGTGTGGAAAAACAAGGACTATTACGACA ACCTCAGTCCGGCCAGTCGGATGACGTTAGAACACCAGGGAGGACAAATGACTGATGACGAGGCTAAAACATTCGAAAACTCTCCCTTATTTGATACAATCATACGCATGCGCAAATGGGATGAGGCCGGGAAGGATGTAAACATAACTGGTGTACCCCTAGACCGATACAAGGGGATTTGTAAGGAATACTTATCGAACAAAATTTGA